agttctccacgaggatataggaatcccATAAAcggaactcgtaattctacataattatgtatatgcttttattgtcattttatatttgtcagtcattatcctattacattatcaatccttgcatttcagcttccacttatttcgatgaccgcttctcataacttatgtcatcttctaacaccgtatatgataatgtactagttgtatgactactagtgAGTATATGATAGTCGATTCTTATTCCAACACGATACACCATCCTAAAATTTGAACTGAATCGTTTATGGAATCCATATCAAGCAATCTCACTACAAAGAGCATGCTTAAGTACGCAAAGATGATTTTGCCTCTTTCAGACGGTCTTTCAAACGCataaatacctgaacaattagtCTAGATTCGAGATTCTGCGCCTTCGCGATTTAGTGTAATACGtgttttattatatatagGATAAGGAACATTCTGTGAATTCAGTTGGTAAGTCGTTTGCACAACAAGTCATTTCCCCAAAACAGTATATTAGGCTTGTCAGGGCTAATACACTATTCTAGAACCCgtaagaaaatgaaaaccTAGAAAGAGGTAGCTCAAGAGAAACTAATACGAAGATTATTTAATTTTTAAGAGCTCGCCAACTGGCAAATAGAATTGTAAAAATATTTATGATTccatttttagaaaagaCAGTAATATCATGCGTAAAGATTATTTTGGATGCTCTTCTTGAGGGTGAAACAATTAATatgaagaattgaaaagtgTACACAATCTTACCCAATCTTTCCCTCCTTGCTCTCCAttaattctttaaaaatgTTACCATGGTTAAACCCTGTGACCAAGCTCCCTAAATTTTATGCAGCGACGATTCTGTTTTGCTGTTTTTATGTtttatgtcatcttttttGGCCCCATGTATGGAAATAAAAGTTGTAACATGCCATACTAGTGATAGATGGGTGATATGGGCTCTTATTTTAGCCTTTGATGAAATGAATcgaaaaattccaaaaaaatactgtTAAGAACCCCCCTTTGTTAGCGCACTGTATAATTTGTTCTATATGATAAAGAGCTTCATCTGAATATAAATTTTCAATGAGATGTACCCCttacaagaaaatgaaataaagCACACGAGATACACAAAGGAtttctgaagaaaaagaagaaagataaaGGGAAAGAGATCGTGCCAATAAGTTGAATAAGGGCAAAGATGTTCAAGAGAATCGCAATACATCAGTTCAGGAGATATACAAATGGCgttgttttcaaaacagCCTCCAAACCGAAGAGAAAGTGGATTCCATGGTCAATTTTTGGGGGAAGCTTTCTTGGGGGTTGGTACTTGACGCAGCATATGACGTTTACAGACTTACTAGCCTATTGGAGATACGACTCTCTGCCCAAAAACGCAGATGAAGTTGTCAAATATCATGCAGATCTAAATAGACGTCTAAATGGTTTACCTATTGTGAAACAGTTGGAAGAAGCAGGGTTCGTACAAGTGATTGCCAACGAAGAGAAAAACTTATTAGTTTCAAAAGCGTTAAATACGCCGGGTGGAATTGCAATACCACCACGGATATACTACAACCCAAGCAAGCGTGAAACAGTGGGACTATACCATTTGGGAATGAAATTAACAGGTTATCCCTTTTTGATTCATGGAGGTATCTTAGCCACGGTCGTTGAAGACTTGATGAAAGAAGCAATCAGACTCGAAAAAGGGACGAAAGACATAAATCAAGAGACCAAAGATTTAAGCATTTCATACAAGTTCCCAACATTGGCTAATCAATTCGTTGCAGTAAGAACCACCGATCTTCAGCAATATGGTAGCAAGACTAAATTAAAGGCTGAACTGATGGACCAAAGTGGGAACAGAACATTGGTCAAAGCAAATGCTACATTTGTTAGCCGATAGAAGAAcactaaagaagaacaaataaTGCCGCCAGCTTATCTATTTATTAAGTAGCTTTATCATgtaaatattatatatgAAACTATTTAAACCAGTGCATGGAACCGTCTCCACATACTATGCAATCCATAGGAGAATCATGTTTTTCCAAAGGAATTGGTGAAGTCACCTGCTCCACAAGACATAGTCCAACTAGGAGAGGTCTTTGACCTTGGTGGTGTATTTCAtatctttggaagaaatcaTCATAGTACCCAGCGCCGTGGCCCATTCTTGCACCAGTTTTGGTATCAAACGCTACGCCAGGTACCAACACAACATCCAATTTATCGGCTTCTTCAATGTGAGGTTCAGGCTCTTTTAGTTTATATGGGCCCTGAGGCTTCAAATCATGCACCATTTTCAAACTACCCATTCGATGAAATATCAAATGTGGATGATGATCTTCCCGTAATTTAAAGCGCTTGGATTCAGAAGTATGCGTGCATCTTGGCAGAAAAACCTCTTGACCATCAGAGAACAGATTCTTAATAATTTCTCCAGTTTTTACCTCTCCTTTATCCATACTCATATAGCATGCCACACGCCTTGCATTAACGGAAGCGATTAATGAGCGTACTACTTGAGATATAGTATGCGACTCCGTAGCAATAATATCGTGGTCAAGAGCATTTATTGCTCTTTTGATTTGTCGTCTCAGCAATTGCTTAGTGGCCATTATCTTCTTGTAGGCTTTTTTGAAGGTAATACGTATACCTTAtagcatttttttgtcaCCCATTGCTTAAATGAAACTCGGAATATGCTTCAGAAAAAGTTTATACTAACAGAAAAATGAGATATCGTTATTTGATCCTTCGAAAGACGACTTTGACTACGAGAATCttaaaacataaaaaatgatgaattgaattttttaggTTCCTTGTAGAAAACTTACTTCAACAAGGCTTTGCAAGCAGACGGAATGGCTTCCCGAAGGTGATGTTATTTAGCTAAATAACGCCGATGTGAGATGGACGAATAGACGGTTTCGAAtacaacattttttttcttaaattatcttcaataataataatgagaTTGATGAATAAACAAATAGTTGGGATGACAAGCAAGTTCTACGGTTGTAGACCGACAAATGACGTAATAAAGTACTAACTAAGcgaaataatgatgaatttATTGCAGTAACCAcactttttattttatattaaCATCATTGAGGAAATTGTTGAGACGTTAGTactgcatttttttttggtgcTAATGTTTTGAAGATAGGACTAGGCTTGCTCAATGACGCATTAAAAATACCACATGATTGCACAGAAGTTAAAAGAATTACGATAGCTTCTTATTTATGTTTATTGGCAAGTTAACGATGCAGATAATAGAGTAACCTATTCGAACATGACTTATACCACCGCATTTCTACTACTCCAACAATCCTCAATTATTTGGtcgttttcattatttactCACATAAGCCTAGAGTAGATGATTCTTGTTTAGAGCATATTTTTCTAGTTGGATACATAGATATACCTTCCAATGCTAGaacaaattcttcaagatACAAGAAATAGCGGACAATATAAAGTAACAATTTTGGTGCATACACTGATCCCAAAAAAAGGCCTTACATATAATAACAAAGTTAATGTTATTTTTGTGGAACGATAGCATCAGTCTTTTCGTCTTTTACTTTATCCCATTACTGGAGAAAATGGTAacgaatttttttaaaaaaaacatctCATAGTTCtgaagatttgaagattGCTGACCGAAAAGTTTTGTATTGTTTCGCATATAAGTCAGAAAGTTTCATACAtttagaaaatatcaaatctacatattttttttgcccTAAAAGTCCACACATGATACATAGCCACTATGTGCTCACTTGATTGCCTAacataatattatttgtatCCTTCTTTATGGACccaaaagagaatatacTGAACCAACAAAACTGCGTGTTTATTAATCTTAATCGCGGCGCAGTACAACTAATTACAAGATAGTAATACCAAAATGATTCATTGGAGAAGCCCATTCTGCTATCAATCTCAATAATTGTTTGCCATATGCGTTATGTTCTATGCTTCTTTTTGCACTTCTAGTCCAAGATAAGGAATATATGAAACAGCATCATTCCTATAAAGATTCTATCATATACCTAAGTTATAGGTATACTAACGCTTTATGGAATATATACTACCATTGCTAGCTGAAACAAATATCATACAGTTCTAATGGAAATATCTATTGCTCATTTTATCCAACACCTAGCAATTACTTTTGGCAGAAGTTGAAATATGTAGCATAGTAAAACCATTCTGGTCACGAACATCTCTATATATGCCCTTGAACTCAGAGTTAAGCGTCCGTATATAATCATTGTTCGTACTATATATCAACCGTACTTGCCTTATGTTTTACCATATCGTATATTTAGTGGCGTACAGCTCttcaagaatgaaaatctGGAAAAATTGGCAAAACAAATCACTCCAAAA
This genomic stretch from Saccharomyces mikatae IFO 1815 strain IFO1815 genome assembly, chromosome: 5 harbors:
- the FMP10 gene encoding Fmp10p (similar to Saccharomyces cerevisiae FMP10 (YER182W); ancestral locus Anc_4.387); its protein translation is MFKRIAIHQFRRYTNGVVFKTASKPKRKWIPWSIFGGSFLGGWYLTQHMTFTDLLAYWRYDSLPKNADEVVKYHADLNRRLNGLPIVKQLEEAGFVQVIANEEKNLLVSKALNTPGGIAIPPRIYYNPSKRETVGLYHLGMKLTGYPFLIHGGILATVVEDLMKEAIRLEKGTKDINQETKDLSISYKFPTLANQFVAVRTTDLQQYGSKTKLKAELMDQSGNRTLVKANATFVSR
- the FAU1 gene encoding 5-formyltetrahydrofolate cyclo-ligase (similar to Saccharomyces cerevisiae FAU1 (YER183C); ancestral locus Anc_4.388), with the translated sequence MATKQLLRRQIKRAINALDHDIIATESHTISQVVRSLIASVNARRVACYMSMDKGEVKTGEIIKNLFSDGQEVFLPRCTHTSESKRFKLREDHHPHLIFHRMGSLKMVHDLKPQGPYKLKEPEPHIEEADKLDVVLVPGVAFDTKTGARMGHGAGYYDDFFQRYEIHHQGQRPLLVGLCLVEQVTSPIPLEKHDSPMDCIVCGDGSMHWFK